A stretch of DNA from Anaerobacillus isosaccharinicus:
TTCATGCTTCTAACGTTGATGGTGGCAAATCACTAACGTTCGATTTTTCGGAAGAAGAAACAATCCAATTTAACTTTGGGGCATCAAACAATGTTAATTTATTTGTAAATGATATACCTTTTGAATTCCCGCAAGATATTGTCCATCAGAAAGTGACGTTTCATTTTCAAAAGGATCGCTCTGAGTAAACTGTTTGAGTCATCTATAAAGGATGGCTCTTTTTACGGTATCAGAATAGCTGTTTTTAAAAAAATGCTAAAATTACACATCAGAGAAGGAATATGTTAAAATTAGAGTTATGTTTAATGAAAGGATGATGATTATGGCAAAGGAGCATTCTTTTGACATTGTTTCAGAAGTAAATATGCAGGAAGTGGATAATGCAATTGTCCAGGCAGTTAAAGAAATTAAAACCCGTTATGACTTTAAAGGATCTAAAAGTAGCATTGAACGGACTGGAGATCACCAAATTACAATTATTTCAGATGATGAATATAAATTAGAAAGTGTTATTGATATTTTACAAATGAAATTTATAAAAAGAGGTTTATCTCAAAAGGTTATGGATTTTCAAAAAGTGGAGAAAGCTTCTGGTGGTTCAGTTAGACAAGTCATTTCTTTAGTAGCTGGAATAAGCTCTGAACGGGCAAAAAAGATAACTGTAGCAATTCGTGACTCAAAGTTAAAGGTCAAAGCCCAAATTCAAAATGATCAAATTCGAGTAACGGCTAAAAATATTGATGATTTGCAAGCGATTATTCAACTTGTAAAAGAATTGAATTTAGAATTCCCTGTTCAATATGTTAATATGAGGTAGTTTTTTACATAATTTTTTAAAACTTGCAAAACTATAACGTACCTTTCTGTTTTTCTACCTATAAATTTGAAAATGAAGGTGTACGGCTGTGGATTCTGCAGAAATTCAAGTTTTTTTAATGATAGGGAGGGTACCCGTGAACATACCGAATAAAATTACTATATCTAGAATTATTCTTATTCCCCTATTTATGTTTTTTTTACTAGCTCCGCTAGGTTTAGGTGATATTCTAATAGCTGGATACGTATTACCTTGGGCTCATTTTCTTGGGGCATTACTTTTTATTCTTGCAGCTAGTACTGATTGGCTTGATGGTTACTATGCTAGGAAATATAATTTAGTTACGAATCTCGGAAAATTTTTAGATCCATTGGCAGACAAATTATTAATGACAGCAGCTCTAATTGCCCTTGTTGAATTAGCATTATTACCTGCATGGATTGCCGTTATTATTATTAGCAGAGAGTTTGCTGTAACTGGTATCCGTCTTGTAGCAGCTGCCGATGGACAAGTAATTGCAGCTAGCAATTTAGGGAAATGGAAAACAGTATTCCAAATCATTGCTGTTTCTGCGTTAATGCTACACAATATTCCTTTTGAGCTGATTGGTTTTCCCTTTGCTTCAATTACTGTATGGATTGCGACAATTTTAACAATTATTTCAGGTTGGGATTATTTTGTTAAAAATAAGCATATTGTCCTAAAATCAAAGTAACCGGGAGGTATTCTTTTGAATGCAGAAATTATTGCGATTGGTTCAGAGCTTTTACTTGGACAAATAACGAATACAAATGCACAATATATATCAAAGCAATTAGCGAACGTCGGGATTAATGTTTATTATCATACGGTTGTTGGTGACAATAGTGTAAGGTTATCAGAAGCGATTGATCAAGCCCAAAAGCGGTCTAATTTAATTATTTTTACGGGTGGATTAGGTCCAACAAAAGATGATCTTACAAAAGAGACAATTACTGCTTCAGTAGGACGTTCTCTAGTCACTGATCAAGAAGCACTTGATAGTATTGAGGCGTATTTTAAACGTCGTAATCGCGTCATGACCGATAATAACCGTAAACAGGCATTAGTCATTGAAGGATCAAGCATTCTTCGAAACGACCACGGTATGGCTCCAGGAATGGTTTTTAAAGACAACGGTGTTTACTATCTCCTTTTGCCTGGCCCACCTAAAGAAATGGAACCGATGTTTATGACATATGCTCTCCCGTTTCTGCTGACACAACTTGATGAATCGGCACAAATCGTTTCAAGAGTTTTGAATTTTTATGGTATTGGCGAATCGCAATTAGAAACTGAACTTATTGATTTAATTGAAGCACAAACAAATCCAACGATTGCGCCACTAGCTAAAGATGGAGAAGTCACAATTCGCTTAACTGTCAAGCATGAAAACGAAGTCGAAGGTGCGAAACTACTAGATGAATTAGAGAAAAAGATTTTGACGAGAGTCGGGTCGTTTTTTTATGGATATAACGAAACTTCTTTAACAAAAGAAGTAGCCTTGGTCTTTGGTGAAAAAAAACTTAGAATTGCAGCTGCTGAAAGCATCACCGGGGGACTTTTCTCAAGCGAACTAACTCAAAATCCAGGTGTTTCAGAATTTTTTGTCGGTGGAGTAACTTGTTATAGTAACGAGGTGAAACAATCACTACTTAACGTTCCAAAAGAAGTGATTGATGAATTCGGTGCTGTGAGCGAAGAGTGCGCGAGATTTCTTGCGGAAAATGTAAGAGAACTTCTTAAAACAGATGTAGGCATTAGTTTTACTGGAATTGCAGGTCCAACAGAAATTGAGGGCAAAGAAATTGGAACAGTCTTTATAGGAGTATCCAAATTAGGAGAACAAACTCGTATTTACCCTATAAAGCTAGCGGGAACAAGAGAACAAATTCAAGGAAGGTCAGTTAAATATGGCCTGTATTGTTTATTGAAACAATTTTCTTAAAGGTGGCAAAAACAATGTATTTTGATGATTTTCAAATATCAAATGATATCAAAAAAGCTATAAAAGACATGGGCTTTGAAGCTCCGTCTCCAATCCAAGAAAAAGTAATTCCTGTCATCCTTGAAGGTGGAGATGTTATTGGACAAGCGCAAACTGGTACAGGGAAAACGGCGGCATTCGGGATTCCGTTGCTAGATAAAGTTTCAAATGCTCCGTATGTTCAATCCATCATTTTAACACCGACTAGAGAACTAGCGATACAAGTGGCTGGTGAATTACAAAAGCTATCTAAATTTAAAGGAACTCGCACATTACCTATTTATGGTGGTCAATCAATTGGCCATCAAATTCGTGCGTTAAAGCAAGGGGTTCATGTTGTCATTGGTACTCCTGGACGTGTATTAGACCATCTACGTCGTAAAACGTTAAAATTAGATCGAGTGCATACAGTTGTACTAGATGAGGCCGATGAAATGCTAGATATGGGCTTTGTAGATGATATTGAAATGATCCTAAAAGATGTGAACAGTAAGCGTCAAACACTCCTATTTTCAGCAACGATGCCTCATGAGATTGTGAAGCTATCTCGAAAATATATGTCCGAACCAAAGGTTGTTTCTATTAATAAGGGTGAAGTAACGGCTCCTTCTATTGATCAAGTCTATTTTAAAGTGTTAGAAAGAAATAAATTAGATTCTCTTTGTCGCATCATTGATAGCGAAGAAATTGATTTAGGTATCCTATTTTGTCGCACGAAAAAAGGGGTTGCTGAATTGGCAGAAGCGCTTCAAGCCAGAGGGTATATGGCTGACGGTCTTCATGGAGATTTAACACAAATGCAACGTGATAGCGTTATGAAGAAGTTTCGCGATTCGACGATCGAGTTTTTAATTGCTACGGATGTTGCAGCTCGTGGTATTGATGTTGATAATGTGACACACGTAATTAATTATGATATTCCACAGGACCCAGAAAGTTACGTTCATCGTATCGGACGAACAGGTCGTGCTGGCCGTAAAGGTTTAGCTTTAACATTGGTGACGCCAAGAGAGATGAAACATTTACGTTCAATTGAAGCAGAAATTAAAATGGCCATTCCATCTCAAGAAATACCATCGATTGAAGATGTTGTTGAAAAACAACAGGAATCTTGGAAGCAACAGCTTATTTCAATCATTGAAGCAGATGAGGATCTGGCATTATTTGACCCGTTAGTAGACGAAATGCTTAGCAAGTATCCAGCAGAAAAGGTTACTAGCGCTCTTATGAAAATCGCCTTTCATCGGGAGTTTAACCTTGAAGACGATAGCTACAATTTTGGTGACACGGGTGCTGCCAAGGGAATGGTTCGCTTCTTTATTAACGTGGGAAGAAATGTCCAATTAACACCAAAAATTATTATTGATGAGGTTTCAGAATTAGTTGGAATTCCTCCAAAATCCCTTGGGAGAATTGATATTTTTGAAAACTTCACGTTTATCGAAGTTCCTGAAGACAGTGCACCATTTGTTTATGAAGCACTCCGTTACTCAAGATTAAATGGGGCTCGCGTTAATTTAGAGCCTGCAAAACCAAGACCAAAAAGAGAAAAGAAATTTTAATTAAAATTAATAAATTTGCAGGAGGCTGACTCCTCTGCCTAAAGTTTGTTTGAAAA
This window harbors:
- a CDS encoding YajQ family cyclic di-GMP-binding protein, yielding MAKEHSFDIVSEVNMQEVDNAIVQAVKEIKTRYDFKGSKSSIERTGDHQITIISDDEYKLESVIDILQMKFIKRGLSQKVMDFQKVEKASGGSVRQVISLVAGISSERAKKITVAIRDSKLKVKAQIQNDQIRVTAKNIDDLQAIIQLVKELNLEFPVQYVNMR
- the pgsA gene encoding CDP-diacylglycerol--glycerol-3-phosphate 3-phosphatidyltransferase, with the protein product MNIPNKITISRIILIPLFMFFLLAPLGLGDILIAGYVLPWAHFLGALLFILAASTDWLDGYYARKYNLVTNLGKFLDPLADKLLMTAALIALVELALLPAWIAVIIISREFAVTGIRLVAAADGQVIAASNLGKWKTVFQIIAVSALMLHNIPFELIGFPFASITVWIATILTIISGWDYFVKNKHIVLKSK
- a CDS encoding competence/damage-inducible protein A, producing the protein MNAEIIAIGSELLLGQITNTNAQYISKQLANVGINVYYHTVVGDNSVRLSEAIDQAQKRSNLIIFTGGLGPTKDDLTKETITASVGRSLVTDQEALDSIEAYFKRRNRVMTDNNRKQALVIEGSSILRNDHGMAPGMVFKDNGVYYLLLPGPPKEMEPMFMTYALPFLLTQLDESAQIVSRVLNFYGIGESQLETELIDLIEAQTNPTIAPLAKDGEVTIRLTVKHENEVEGAKLLDELEKKILTRVGSFFYGYNETSLTKEVALVFGEKKLRIAAAESITGGLFSSELTQNPGVSEFFVGGVTCYSNEVKQSLLNVPKEVIDEFGAVSEECARFLAENVRELLKTDVGISFTGIAGPTEIEGKEIGTVFIGVSKLGEQTRIYPIKLAGTREQIQGRSVKYGLYCLLKQFS
- a CDS encoding DEAD/DEAH box helicase, which gives rise to MYFDDFQISNDIKKAIKDMGFEAPSPIQEKVIPVILEGGDVIGQAQTGTGKTAAFGIPLLDKVSNAPYVQSIILTPTRELAIQVAGELQKLSKFKGTRTLPIYGGQSIGHQIRALKQGVHVVIGTPGRVLDHLRRKTLKLDRVHTVVLDEADEMLDMGFVDDIEMILKDVNSKRQTLLFSATMPHEIVKLSRKYMSEPKVVSINKGEVTAPSIDQVYFKVLERNKLDSLCRIIDSEEIDLGILFCRTKKGVAELAEALQARGYMADGLHGDLTQMQRDSVMKKFRDSTIEFLIATDVAARGIDVDNVTHVINYDIPQDPESYVHRIGRTGRAGRKGLALTLVTPREMKHLRSIEAEIKMAIPSQEIPSIEDVVEKQQESWKQQLISIIEADEDLALFDPLVDEMLSKYPAEKVTSALMKIAFHREFNLEDDSYNFGDTGAAKGMVRFFINVGRNVQLTPKIIIDEVSELVGIPPKSLGRIDIFENFTFIEVPEDSAPFVYEALRYSRLNGARVNLEPAKPRPKREKKF